One part of the Coffea eugenioides isolate CCC68of chromosome 10, Ceug_1.0, whole genome shotgun sequence genome encodes these proteins:
- the LOC113748914 gene encoding uncharacterized protein LOC113748914 isoform X3 — MGNEGKPCPVSVKAPISVEITDKPLSPEELGAPLTPPLRNSFSSMDFFSQARKALCLRGPFDGDDVGSTQTPSISASASASVASTTFLPSALAQLLSKHSDSRKRHKRSHSGTEHKARPEKARGTNIWVETEEYFRDLAVEDIDKLCEVSSLGLSNSDKCFSIPALDNEGNVCNLCSIGDMYNVEIASVQSSGGSDGRLPIRDEDCDIKETGREEDGGIKNKNELQLMDVDIVGEGNEAGKAEEEDEEVGGGGGGEEEEEEGGGEGGGEKSKKDNGFKFDTGSNGLEWLLGSRSKIYLTSERPSKKRKLLGGDSGLEKVLVCHPVEGFSSLCHYCSKGDMGDQLNRLIICSSCGVAVHQRCYGMQDDVDGTWLCSWCKQKKDGQSGDRPCLLCPKQGGALKHAQKTENQGLQVEYAHLFCCQWMPEVYVENIRTMEPIMNIDGINDTQRKLVCYLCKVKFGACVRCSYGACRTSFHPLCAREAKHRMEIWGRRGCDEVELRAFCSKHSEVDNGTSGQCTGDMLVPVGPDSKNQAVKPSADRIHKFGRRNGDKVAVNIEIDDLSVNADKMNNGVLHVDGLSDNRSNSEVQSELVDLQQHFNNGTSGVEATDDDDVSETMNLNMMVRKLIDQGKVDMKDLAEEFGVSPDSLAPVLKENLAVPGLNGKIVTWLKHHGNVGSLHKTVKVKIKSSTSSMDEDHMSVPVDSNAVTVSRTEIPNVDRIKCIPPRRRTKSDIRILNNDKVMCTSREMIGDDMVLDEMGCGLPNGDGCPSKGSSAGSEKNINEGLECEDISATILPEDEGEPSDAVAIGMYQNGPSKVDAASEHNTAAKYDKKNAKSLVALDCVPNLINSESYTHPLIQHKLIAMNNRVDYGGSREREFSQFGASSSSGICCHRHGQQAAPTDWMTKLSVGNREQLVKARKMGVLELSPSDEVEGELIFFQQRLLSCAISRKHFIDDLISKVAKNLQEEIDAARKKKWDAVLLSQYLYDLREAKKQGRKERRHKEAQAVLAAATAAAAASSRISSLRKDAIEESAHAEDLSKGNFSNGRPGIYSQQNPRVKETISRSAAARLSSEKNSDPFSLASDFAVEHPRTCEICGRCETILNPILVCSSCKVAVHLDCYRGVKSSTGPWYCELCEDLLSSRGSGLPTASAWEKPYFVAECGLCGGTAGAFRRSTNGQWIHAFCAEWVLESTFRRGQVNPVDGMESLSKGGEVCVICSRKQGVCIKCNYGNCQSTFHASCARSTGFYMNSKTIGGKLQHKAYCAKHSQEQKAKADTQKHGMEEFKSLKQVRVELERLRLLCERIIKREKLKRELVVCSQDIIASNRESAVLSALTRHPAYHPDVSSESATTSTRGYTDGNRSGSDTIQRSDDVTVDSTIAGKRHIKFPVSMENDQKTDDSSVSQHFVSQKPVDRVSFSGKQVPHRPGVALRILSEDAEKRSRYRK; from the exons ATGGGCAACGAAGGGAAACCTTGTCCTGTTTCAGTTAAGGCACCTATCTCGGTTGAAATTACGGATAAGCCCTTGAGCCCTGAGGAACTTGGGGCACCCTTGACACCGCCACTGAGGAACTCCTTTTCGTCAATGGATTTCTTCAGCCAGGCTCGCAAAGCGCTTTGCCTGCGGGGCCCTTTTGACGGGGACGATGTTGGTTCTACTCAGACTCCTTCTATCAGTGCTAGTGCTAGTGCTAGTGTGGCTTCCACTACTTTCCTGCCAAGTGCGTTGGCGCAGTTGTTGTCAAAGCATTCTGATAGTAGGAAGAGGCATAAGCGGTCGCATTCAGGCACGGAGCATAAAGCGCGGCCTGAAAAGGCTCGTGGTACAAATATTTGGGTGGAAACGGAGGAGTACTTTCGTGATTTGGCCGTGGAGGATATAGATAAGCTCTGTGAGGTCTCGTCTCTGGGTTTGTCAAATAGTGATAAGTGCTTTTCCATACCTGCATTGGACAATGAGGGGAATGTTTGCAATTTGTGCAGCATAGGTGATATGTACAATGTAGAGATTGCCAGCGTCCAAAGTAGTGGGGGTTCTGATGGACGGCTTCCTATAAGGGATGAAGATTGTGACATTAAAGAAACTGGAAGGGAGGAGGATGGTGGAATTAAGAACAAAAATGAGCTGCAGCTTATGGATGTGGACATTGTAGGAGAAGGAAATGAAGCAGGTAAGgcagaggaagaagatgaagaagtaggaggaggaggaggaggagaagaagaagaagaagaaggaggaggagaaggaggAGGAGAGAAAAGTAAGAAGGATAATGGTTTTAAGTTTGATACCGGTTCAAATGGTTTGGAATGGTTATTAGGTTCTAGAAGTAAGATCTATTTGACTTCAGAGCGGCCTTCGAAGAAACGGAAGCTCTTGGGTGGGGATTCAGGGTTGGAGAAAGTTCTTGTTTGTCATCCTGTGGaaggtttttcttctttgtgTCACTACTGTAGTAAAGGTGACATGGGTGACCAGCTGAACCGGTTGATCATTTGCAGCTCTTGTGGTGTTGCTGTTCATCAAAGATGCTATGGGATGCAGGATGATGTGGATGGGACTTGGTTGTGTTCTTGGTGTAAACAGAAGAAAGATGGTCAGAGTGGTGACAGACCATGCTTGCTTTGTCCCAAGCAGGGTGGTGCACTGAAGCATGCTCAAAAGACAGAAAATCAGGGTCTGCAGGTGGAATATGCTCATTTGTTTTGTTGCCAGTGGATGCCTGAGGTTTATGTGGAGAATATTAGGACGATGGAGCCGATAATGAATATTGATGGTATAAATGATACTCAGAGAAAGCTAGTTTGTTATCTTTGCAAGGTGAAGTTTGGTGCCTGTGTACGTTGCAGCTATG GAGCTTGTAGAACTTCTTTCCATCCTTTATGTGCTAGAGAGGCAAAGCACAGAATGGAGATTTGGGGAAGACGTGGATGTGATGAA GTTGAGTTGCGAGCATTTTGTTCAAAACATTCAGAAGTTGATAATGGCACCAGTGGTCAGTGCACAGGAGACATGTTGGTGCCTGTTGGTCCTGATTCAAAGAATCAGGCTGTGAAGCCATCAGCTGACAGAATTCACAAATTTGGCAGAAGGAATGGGGATAAGGTTGCTGTCAATATCGAAATAGATGATTTGAGTGTGAATGCGGATAAGATGAACAATGGTGTGTTACATGTGGATGGATTGTCAGATAACAGGTCAAATTCTGAAGTTCAGTCAGAATTGGTTGATTTGCAGCAGCATTTTAATAATGGTACATCAGGAGTGGAAGCCACCGATGATGATGATGTATCTGAAACTATGAATCTCAACATGATGGTGAGGAAG ttAATTGATCAAGGGAAAGTTGATATGAAAGATTTGGCTGAAGAATTTGGGGTATCTCCTGATTCATTGGCCCCAGTCCTCAAG GAAAATCTGGCAGTCCCCGGCTTGAATGGTAAAATAGTTACGTGGCTTAAGCATCATGGTAATGTTGGCAGCTTACACAAAACAGTGAAAGTTAAGATCAAATCCAGTACATCATCAATGGATGAAGATCACATGAGTGTTCCTGTCGATTCAAATGCTGTAACAGTGTCTAGAACCGAAATACCGAATGTTGACCGAATCAAGTGCATACCACCTCGAAGGAGAACTAAAAGCGACATCAGGATTTTGAACAATGATAAAGTTATGTGCACATCGCGAGAAATGATTGGTGATGATATGGTCTTGGATGAGATGGGATGTGGTTTGCCCAATGGGGATGGCTGTCCAAGTAAGGGGTCTTCTGCTGGCTCTGAGAAG AATATCAATGAGGGATTGGAATGTGAGGATATTTCTGCAACAATTCTCCCTGAAGACGAAG GTGAGCCATCAGATGCTGTAGCCATTGGCATGTACCAGAATGGTCCATCAAAGGTGGATGCTGCATCTGAACATAATACTGCTGCAAAGTATGATAAAAAGAATGCAAAATCATTAGTTGCTTTAGATTGTGTTCCTAATCTAAT AAATTCTGAATCTTACACTCACCCACTTATACAGCATAAGCTAATTGCGATGAATAATAGAGTTGATTATGGAG GttcaagagagagagaattttCGCAGTTTGGAGCATCTTCAAGTTCAGGCATTTGCTGCCATCGACATGGTCAACAAGCAGCTCCTACTGATTGGATGACTAAACTTAGCGTGGGAAATCGTGAACAATTGGTAAAGGCAAGGAAAATGGGTGTGCTGGAATTGTCTCCATCCGATGAAGTTGAAGGAGAACTCATCTTTTTTCAGCAGAGGCTATTGTCCTGTGCTATTAGTAGAAAGCATTTTATTG ATGATTTAATTTCTAAGGTTGCAAAGAATCTTCAAGAAGAAATTGATGCTGCTAGGAAAAAGAAATGGGATGCCGTTTTGCTTAGCCAGTATCTTTATGATCTTAGAGAAGCAAAAAAGCAAGGAAGAAAGGAGCGACGGCACAAAGAAGCTCAGGCTGTCTTGGCTGCTGCAACAGCTGCAGCTGCGGCTTCGTCTAGGATTTCATCATTGAGGAAGGATGCCATTGAAGAATCGGCACATGCAGAG GATCTGTCAAAGGGTAACTTTTCTAATGGACGGCCAGGGATCTACTCGCAGCAAAATCCTCGAGTCAAGGAAACAATTTCAAGATCAGCTGCTGCACGTCTCTCATCTGAAAAGAACTCTGATCCTTTCTCTTTGGCATCAGATTTTGCCGTTGAACACCCCAGAACTTGTGAAATTTGTGGTAGATGTGAGACAATTTTGAATCCAATCTTAGTCTGTTCAAGTTGCAAG GTTGCAGTTCATTTGGATTGTTATCGAGGTGTTAAAAGTTCTACTGGTCCGTGGTATTGTGAATTATGTGAAGATCTATTGTCTTCTAGAGGCTCTGGATTGCCAACTGCGAGTGCCTGGGAGAAACCCTATTTTGTGGCTGAATGCGGTTTATGTGGTGGAACTGCTGGTGCTTTTAGAAGGTCAACCAATGGTCAATGGATCCATGCTTTTTGTGCTGAA TGGGTATTAGAATCAACATTCAGAAgaggacaagtcaatccagttGACGGCATG GAGAGTCTCTCCAAGGGAGGTGAAGTATGTGTTATTTGCTCTAGGAAGCAAGGTGTCTGCATTAAG TGTAATTATGGCAACTGTCAGAGCACATTTCATGCCTCTTGTGCTCGAAGCACTGGCTTCTATATGAATAGTAAGACTATTGGTGGAAAGCTACAGCACAAGGCTTATTGTGCAAAGCATAGCCAGGAACAAAAAGCAAAG GCTGACACACAAAAACATGGCATGGAGGAGTTCAAGAGTCTTAAGCAAGTCAGG GTGGAACTGGAGAGATTACGTCTTCTTTGTGAGCGAATCATAAAGCGAGAGAAACTGAAA CGTGAATTGGTTGTTTGTTCTCAAGACATTATTGCTTCAAATAGAGAGAGTGCTGTTTTGTCTGCTCTCACTCGCCATCCTGCATACCATCCTGATGTTAGTTCAGAATCAGCTACAACCTCCACTCGAGGTTATACAGATGGCAACAGATCAGGCAGTGATACAATTCAGAGATCCGATGATGTAACAGTAGACAGTACCATTGCTGGTAAAAGGCATATCAAGTTTCCAGTTTCTATGGAAAACGATCAAAAGACTGATGATAGTTCTGTTTCCCAACACTTTGTCTCGCAAAAACCCGTTGATCGGGTGTCTTTTTCTGGGAAACAAGTACCTCATAGACCTGGTGTTGCATTGAGGATTCTTTCTGAGGATGCTGAAAAGCGGTCTAGATACAGAAAG